In Ktedonobacteraceae bacterium, the DNA window TATTAACGCAGCAGGGAAAGGGATATGCAGCAAGGAACCGGAGATTGGCGCGAACTGCTGGGAACGATTATCAGCAATCCTCAGGAGCGACAACGCATAGCTCAAGAGATGAGAGTCCAGCCAATTACCCTGGCGCGCTGGATCAAGGGGGAGGCGGAGCCTCGCCCCCATAATCTGCGTCAATTGCTGCATGTCCTTCAACCGGCACATCGCGACCTGCTCATGAAATCGCTGGGTGATAAACTGGGGGGATGGCATGATGAGACAGCTGAGGATGTATCCAACGAAATACCTTCTGAATTTTACCGCCGCATCTTCAGTGCGCACGCAGGAACGAATCCGGCATTGCGCTACTGGTCGATGTCCAGCCTGATTTTACAACAGGCTCTTAGCCAGCTAGATCCCGAACGCAAGGGCTTAGCAATTACTCTTGTACGATGCATGCGTTCTTCAAATAGCAAGAAGATTCGCAGCCTCAGGGAAGGTGTTGGTAAAGGCACCCCACCATGGTCAGGCGACCTGGAACAGAAAGGAATGTTCCTTGGAGCCGAATCGCTAGCCGGTTATGTCGTCACCACCTGTCATCCGGCTCAGATCCAGAATATTTTTGAAGATAGATCGCTTCCAGCGCACCAGGTAGAATATGAGGTAAGCGCTGCTGCCCATCCAATATTATATACGGGGCGCATTGCCGGCTGCGTACTTATCTCCAGTACCCAACCCGACTATTTTATCTCACCAGCCCGCAATGCCCTGATAGGCGAGTATGCCAACCTGCTGGCGCTGGCAATCGAGCCGGAAGAGTTCGTCGACCCACAAGATATTGAGCTTATGTTGATGCCTCCGCATGAGAAACAGAGACACTATTTCGCCACTTTCCGCCAACGCGTGACGCAAGTGCTCATGACGACCCCAATGAGCAATCAGCAGGCCGAGCAACATGTATGGGAGCAACTAGAAGAAGAACTCCTGCTGGCTCAACTGGAGAGCGCTGTATCCGGTTAAAAGATAGTTCAGGTTAAAGATGTTCGACGACTTCACCGCACCCCTCGATCAACGCTGGACGCAAACGTGCATCGGTGCTGGCTCACTGGAAATCGTGAATTCTGCCTTACGCATGTCGTTCGCTTCGGCCCAACATGGCACTTATACTGATGCGCAAATCGATGATTACGGGGGACTTGCCAGATCAGCTTTCCCATGGAAACCACCGCTGCGCATGGAGGTGCGAGCAAGGTCCTCGCTGCCTGCGGCAACATTAACCAGCGCCGGAGACCACCCGGATTATTTGCGGGGCACAGCAGGATTTGGTTTCTGGAACTACCCTTTTTCCGTGCGGGGAGATATCCTTATGCTGCCGGAAGCTGCCTGGTTTTTCTATGCTTCGCCGCCCTCTAATATGGCGCTGGTTCCCAGCATTCCTGGTTTCGGTTGGAAAGCCCAGGTGATACATAGTATGCGCCCGGGCGCTCTTGCTGCCACAATCCCCCTGGCACTCACTACCGGTCTAGGTCTCTTGACAGGCCAGACGCGACCAGCTTCACGTTGGATGCAGCGATTGACGGGTGCGCGTGAAGCGCTGATTAATGCAGACATGTCATTCTGGCACACCTATGTTCTGGAATGGCGCCAGGACGAAGCCCTCTTCCAGGTTGATGATCAATTGGTACTGCGTGCTTCAGAACCGCCCACTCGTCCACTTGGTTTCGTTGCCTGGCTGGATAATCAGTACGCGGTTGCCACGCCACGGGGTGTATTGCGATTTGGAGCAATCGCGAGCGGGCCGCAGTGGTTTGAGATCGACTTTGTCAGGATTGACGGCCTGGCTTGAGCAGCAATAGCTCACATGAAAACTTTCGGAGAATACATTGGACAAAACAACCTTGCTGAACACAATACAGACAGAATATTCGCAATTCGAATCGCTTATCG includes these proteins:
- a CDS encoding GAF domain-containing protein, whose protein sequence is MQQGTGDWRELLGTIISNPQERQRIAQEMRVQPITLARWIKGEAEPRPHNLRQLLHVLQPAHRDLLMKSLGDKLGGWHDETAEDVSNEIPSEFYRRIFSAHAGTNPALRYWSMSSLILQQALSQLDPERKGLAITLVRCMRSSNSKKIRSLREGVGKGTPPWSGDLEQKGMFLGAESLAGYVVTTCHPAQIQNIFEDRSLPAHQVEYEVSAAAHPILYTGRIAGCVLISSTQPDYFISPARNALIGEYANLLALAIEPEEFVDPQDIELMLMPPHEKQRHYFATFRQRVTQVLMTTPMSNQQAEQHVWEQLEEELLLAQLESAVSG